A section of the Streptomyces xinghaiensis S187 genome encodes:
- a CDS encoding AMP-dependent synthetase/ligase — protein MRDISTPAVTAAPRAGGLADAVFDRAAREPDKVVLGRKSDGVWRDVTAARFRDEVMALAKGLIAQGVRFADRVAIMARTRYEWTLFDFALWSIGAQPIPIYPTSSAEQVLWILHDADVSACVVEHEDHAMTVGSVIDRLPRMGRLWQLNADAVGQLSAAGAHIEDDVVHRHRRAVTPDSTATVIYTSGTTGRPKGCVLTHANFLFETDTMVTRWEPVFHSRPGDEPSTLLFLPVSHVFGRMVEVAAVRHGVKLGHQPNLAASELLPDLAVFQPTFVLAVPHVFEKIFHAARRKAEAEGRVKPFDRAVEVAVRYAEALEDRAFGAGSGPGPGLRMQHQLFDKLVYGKLRAAMGGRIRHAMSGGSAMERRLGLFFAGAGVTVYEGYGLTESTAAATANPPERTRYGTVGLPVPGTSVHIAEDGEIWLHGGNVFGGYLNEPKATHETLRDGWLATGDLGSLDEDGYLTITGRKKEILVTSSGKTVSPGPLEERVRLHPLVAQCIVVGNDRPYVAALVTLDPEAVDHWLRMRGKPRLKASELVRDKELETEIRRAVVAANTMVSKAESIRTFRILSAQFSEEQGLLTPSLKLKRKAIESAYAAEVEALYRG, from the coding sequence TTGCGCGACATCTCCACCCCCGCCGTCACGGCGGCGCCCCGGGCCGGCGGCCTGGCCGACGCCGTCTTCGACCGCGCCGCCCGGGAGCCGGACAAGGTCGTCCTGGGCCGCAAGTCGGACGGCGTGTGGCGGGACGTGACCGCGGCGCGGTTCCGGGACGAGGTGATGGCGCTCGCCAAGGGACTGATAGCCCAGGGCGTCCGCTTCGCCGACCGCGTCGCCATCATGGCCCGGACCCGCTACGAGTGGACGCTCTTCGACTTCGCCCTGTGGAGCATCGGCGCCCAGCCCATCCCGATCTACCCGACCTCCTCCGCCGAGCAGGTCCTGTGGATCCTCCACGACGCGGACGTCTCGGCCTGCGTCGTCGAGCACGAGGACCACGCCATGACCGTCGGCTCGGTGATCGACCGGCTGCCGCGGATGGGCCGGCTGTGGCAGCTCAACGCCGACGCGGTCGGGCAGCTCAGCGCCGCCGGGGCCCATATCGAGGACGATGTGGTGCACCGCCACCGGCGCGCCGTCACCCCCGACTCGACCGCCACGGTGATCTACACCTCCGGCACCACCGGCCGTCCCAAGGGCTGCGTGCTGACCCACGCCAACTTCCTCTTCGAGACCGACACGATGGTCACCCGCTGGGAGCCGGTCTTCCACTCCCGGCCCGGTGACGAGCCGTCGACCCTGCTCTTCCTGCCGGTCTCCCACGTCTTCGGCCGGATGGTGGAGGTCGCGGCGGTCCGCCACGGCGTGAAACTCGGCCACCAGCCGAACCTCGCGGCGAGCGAACTCCTCCCGGATCTGGCCGTGTTCCAGCCCACCTTCGTCCTCGCCGTGCCGCACGTCTTCGAGAAGATCTTCCACGCGGCCCGGCGGAAGGCGGAGGCCGAGGGCCGGGTCAAGCCCTTCGACCGGGCGGTGGAGGTGGCGGTGCGCTACGCCGAGGCGCTGGAGGACCGGGCCTTCGGGGCGGGCTCCGGGCCCGGCCCCGGGCTGCGGATGCAGCACCAGCTCTTCGACAAGCTCGTCTACGGCAAGCTGCGCGCGGCCATGGGCGGCCGCATCCGGCACGCCATGTCGGGCGGTTCGGCGATGGAGCGCCGGCTCGGGCTGTTCTTCGCGGGCGCCGGCGTCACCGTCTACGAGGGCTACGGGCTGACCGAGTCGACCGCCGCCGCCACCGCCAACCCCCCGGAGCGCACCCGCTACGGCACCGTCGGCCTGCCCGTCCCCGGCACCTCCGTGCACATCGCGGAGGACGGCGAGATCTGGCTGCACGGCGGGAACGTCTTCGGCGGCTACCTCAACGAGCCCAAGGCCACCCACGAGACCCTGCGCGACGGCTGGCTGGCCACCGGGGACCTCGGTTCGCTCGACGAGGACGGCTATCTCACCATCACCGGGCGGAAGAAGGAGATCCTGGTGACCTCCAGCGGAAAGACCGTCTCCCCGGGGCCGCTGGAGGAGCGGGTGCGGCTGCATCCGCTGGTCGCCCAGTGCATCGTCGTCGGCAACGACCGGCCCTATGTCGCCGCGCTGGTCACCCTGGACCCGGAGGCCGTGGACCACTGGCTGCGGATGCGCGGCAAGCCGCGGCTCAAGGCCTCGGAGCTGGTGCGGGACAAGGAGCTGGAGACGGAGATCCGCCGCGCGGTCGTGGCCGCCAACACGATGGTGTCCAAGGCGGAGTCGATCCGCACCTTCCGCATCCTCTCCGCCCAGTTCTCCGAGGAGCAGGGGCTGCTCACCCCCTCGCTGAAGCTCAAGCGCAAGGCCATCGAGTCCGCGTACGCCGCCGAGGTCGAGGCCCTGTACCGCGGCTGA
- a CDS encoding ABC transporter ATP-binding protein, protein MDMEVTAWTSLHHAANATRKDDGRPFSRETLRRIGAFARPHRTRLSWFLLLSVVTAALAVATPVLAGRVVDSIVKSAPAATVTSLAVLIAVIAVAEAGLGLLARRLSAGIGEGLILDLRTTVFDHVQRMPVAFFTRTRTGALVSRLNNDVIGAQRAFSDTLSGVVGNLVTLALTLVVMVSLSWRITLLALLLLPVFVLPARRMGARLARLRREAARCNSEMSTQMTERFSAPGATLVKLFGRPAEESAEFAARARRVRDIGVRTAMTQTVFITALTLVSALALALVYGLGGFYALRGSLEPGAVVALALLLTRLYAPLTALAGARVEVMSAMVSFERVFEVLDLKPLIGEKPDAVRVPDGPVSVEFDRVSFGYPSADKVSLASLEEVAVLDTRGGTEVLHEVSFRVEPGRMVALVGSSGAGKSTIAQLLPRLYDVDSGAVRLSGTDVRDLTAESVRATVGLVTQDGHLFHESVRANLLLARPEAGEEELWEVLRRARLDGLIAELPDGLDTIVGERGYRLSGGERQRLTIARLLLARQRVVVLDEATAHLDSTSEAAVQEALGEALSGRTAVVIAHRLSTVRAADEILVIEDGRIAERGTHGELLARGGRYEELYRTQFDEPGAEPDALTPAGAPGAPAGTAASGTAAGTAGIA, encoded by the coding sequence ATGGATATGGAAGTCACCGCGTGGACCTCGCTCCACCATGCCGCGAACGCCACCCGCAAGGACGACGGGCGGCCCTTCTCGCGGGAGACGCTCCGCCGCATCGGCGCCTTCGCCCGCCCCCACCGCACCCGGCTGAGCTGGTTCCTGCTGCTGAGCGTCGTCACGGCGGCCCTGGCCGTCGCCACCCCCGTGCTCGCCGGGCGCGTCGTCGACTCCATCGTGAAGAGCGCGCCCGCGGCCACCGTCACCTCACTGGCCGTGCTCATCGCCGTCATCGCGGTGGCCGAGGCCGGGCTCGGGCTGCTGGCCCGCCGGCTCTCCGCCGGCATCGGCGAGGGGCTCATCCTCGATCTGCGCACGACGGTCTTCGACCATGTGCAGCGGATGCCCGTCGCCTTCTTCACCCGGACCCGCACCGGCGCCCTGGTCAGCCGGCTCAACAACGACGTCATCGGCGCGCAGCGCGCGTTCAGCGACACCCTCTCCGGGGTCGTCGGCAACCTCGTCACGCTGGCGCTCACCCTGGTCGTGATGGTCAGCCTCTCCTGGCGGATCACCCTGCTGGCGCTGCTCCTGCTGCCGGTGTTCGTGCTGCCCGCGCGCCGGATGGGCGCCCGGCTGGCCCGGCTGCGGCGGGAGGCCGCGCGCTGCAACTCCGAGATGAGCACCCAGATGACGGAGCGTTTCTCCGCGCCCGGCGCCACCCTCGTGAAGCTCTTCGGGCGGCCCGCGGAGGAGTCGGCCGAGTTCGCCGCCCGCGCCCGGCGGGTGCGGGACATCGGCGTCCGCACCGCGATGACGCAGACGGTCTTCATCACCGCCCTGACCCTGGTCTCCGCCCTCGCCCTGGCCCTCGTCTACGGCCTCGGCGGCTTCTACGCGCTGCGCGGCAGCCTGGAGCCGGGCGCCGTCGTCGCGCTGGCCCTGCTGCTCACCCGGCTCTACGCACCGCTGACCGCCCTGGCCGGGGCCCGGGTCGAGGTGATGAGCGCCATGGTCAGCTTCGAGCGGGTCTTCGAGGTGCTGGACCTGAAGCCGCTGATCGGGGAGAAGCCGGACGCGGTGCGCGTGCCGGACGGCCCGGTGTCCGTGGAGTTCGACCGGGTGTCCTTCGGCTACCCGTCGGCGGACAAGGTGTCCCTGGCCTCCCTGGAGGAGGTTGCCGTGCTCGACACCCGGGGCGGCACCGAGGTGCTGCACGAGGTGTCGTTCCGCGTCGAACCCGGCCGCATGGTCGCGCTCGTCGGCTCCTCGGGCGCCGGCAAGTCCACCATCGCGCAACTGCTCCCGCGGCTGTACGACGTGGACAGCGGGGCCGTCCGGCTCTCCGGCACGGACGTCCGCGACCTGACGGCCGAGTCGGTGCGGGCGACGGTCGGCCTGGTGACCCAGGACGGCCACCTCTTCCACGAGTCGGTGCGGGCCAACCTGCTGCTGGCCCGCCCGGAGGCCGGCGAGGAGGAGCTGTGGGAGGTGCTGCGCCGGGCCCGGCTCGACGGGCTGATCGCCGAACTCCCCGACGGCCTCGACACCATCGTCGGCGAACGCGGCTACCGGCTCTCCGGCGGCGAGCGCCAGCGGCTGACCATCGCCCGGCTGCTGCTGGCCCGGCAGCGGGTGGTCGTCCTGGACGAGGCCACCGCGCATCTGGACTCCACCTCCGAGGCGGCGGTGCAGGAGGCCCTGGGCGAGGCGCTGTCCGGGCGGACGGCCGTGGTGATCGCCCACCGGCTGTCGACCGTACGGGCGGCGGACGAGATCCTCGTCATCGAGGACGGGCGGATCGCCGAACGCGGCACCCACGGGGAACTGCTGGCCCGGGGCGGCCGCTACGAGGAGCTGTACCGCACCCAGTTCGACGAGCCCGGCGCGGAGCCGGACGCCCTCACCCCGGCGGGCGCGCCCGGCGCACCGGCGGGAACGGCGGCCTCCGGCACGGCGGCCGGGACGGCGGGGATCGCGTGA
- a CDS encoding sigma-70 family RNA polymerase sigma factor, with protein MGEVSAPGPDLGALLGRVARGDQEAFGAVYDMVAGPVHGLVRRVLRDPAQSEEVTQEVLVEIWRGAARFRPDRGSAMAWVMTVAHRRAVDRVRSVQAGTDREHRAALLDRTPAFDEVTEQVEARLEREQVRRCLRGLTELQRHAVTLAYYRGLTYREVAELLGAPLGTVKTRLRDGLIRLRDCLGVTA; from the coding sequence ATGGGCGAGGTATCAGCTCCCGGCCCCGATCTGGGGGCCCTGCTGGGCAGGGTCGCGCGCGGCGACCAGGAGGCGTTCGGAGCGGTGTACGACATGGTGGCCGGACCCGTGCACGGTCTGGTGCGCCGTGTGCTGCGCGACCCCGCGCAGTCCGAGGAGGTCACTCAGGAGGTGCTGGTGGAGATATGGCGCGGCGCGGCCCGCTTCCGGCCGGACCGGGGCAGTGCCATGGCCTGGGTGATGACCGTCGCGCACCGGCGCGCGGTGGACCGGGTGCGGTCGGTGCAGGCCGGCACCGACCGGGAGCACCGGGCGGCGCTGCTCGACCGGACCCCGGCGTTCGACGAGGTGACCGAGCAGGTCGAGGCCCGGCTGGAGCGCGAGCAGGTGCGGCGCTGCCTGCGCGGCCTGACCGAGCTGCAGCGGCACGCGGTGACGCTCGCCTACTACCGCGGCCTCACCTACCGTGAGGTCGCCGAACTGCTGGGGGCTCCGCTGGGCACCGTGAAGACACGGTTGCGCGACGGGCTCATCCGGCTGCGCGACTGCCTGGGGGTGACGGCGTGA
- a CDS encoding 4a-hydroxytetrahydrobiopterin dehydratase: MAPRPLTPQEIQDALTELPGWASTGDRIERTYTFAGHLAAAAIVTEIARVQESLNHHADLTLSYDKLKVSVNTHSVGGKVTELDTELAHRIEQIAVEHRVA, encoded by the coding sequence ATGGCACCCCGACCGCTGACGCCCCAGGAGATCCAGGACGCTCTCACGGAGCTGCCGGGCTGGGCGTCCACCGGCGACCGCATCGAGCGCACGTACACCTTCGCCGGGCACCTGGCCGCGGCGGCGATCGTCACCGAGATCGCCCGGGTGCAGGAGAGCCTGAACCACCACGCCGATCTGACGCTGTCCTACGACAAGCTGAAGGTGTCGGTGAACACCCACAGCGTGGGCGGCAAGGTGACCGAACTGGACACCGAACTGGCCCACCGCATCGAGCAGATCGCGGTGGAACACCGCGTCGCCTGA
- a CDS encoding DUF402 domain-containing protein, producing the protein MNGGGPNGAKGGRLVPGAQVTVRLVKTPRPDTSYPAAVVGDDGTRIVVRAPWAGGTARDFGFVRFEPGDVFTEHFWRDRWYAVKEVRAADGTLKGWYCDVTRPARVTEEDGGTLVVADLDLDLWRSADGRLVLRLDEDEFAASGLAGRDPGAAARAEAALDELERLARHDDGFTALTG; encoded by the coding sequence GTGAACGGCGGGGGACCGAACGGCGCGAAGGGCGGACGGCTGGTGCCCGGCGCCCAGGTCACCGTACGGCTCGTCAAGACCCCCCGCCCGGACACGAGCTATCCGGCGGCCGTGGTCGGCGACGACGGAACGCGGATCGTGGTGCGGGCGCCGTGGGCGGGGGGCACGGCGCGCGACTTCGGCTTCGTCCGGTTCGAGCCCGGCGACGTGTTCACCGAGCACTTCTGGCGCGACCGCTGGTACGCCGTCAAGGAGGTCCGGGCGGCGGACGGCACCCTCAAGGGCTGGTACTGCGATGTGACGCGGCCGGCGCGGGTGACGGAGGAGGACGGCGGCACCCTCGTCGTCGCCGATCTCGACCTCGACCTGTGGCGGTCGGCCGACGGCCGGCTCGTCCTCCGCCTCGACGAGGACGAGTTCGCCGCGAGCGGCCTCGCCGGACGCGACCCCGGGGCGGCGGCCCGCGCCGAGGCGGCCCTGGACGAACTCGAACGGCTCGCCCGGCACGACGACGGGTTCACCGCACTGACCGGTTAG
- a CDS encoding anti-sigma factor, with translation MHTLTGAYALHALPADERARFERHLAVCGACEQEVLELSATAGRLGSAESVEPPPELRDRVLARIASVRQDPPGVPRPRPEGPRPHAARPGGGGAERNGAGAGGGRAGAGGAGRRGSRGRSYFVLAACLAVLAGGLGGVAVWQRQEARDARAEAQAAERRSGELARVLTAPDARTGSVPLGDGAGGTVVVSRSEDRAAFLASGLPELPGGKVYQLWFDDGGTMRSAGLLPLAAGPDTGAAAGAVLMEGRVGAAGGVGITVEPAGGSPQPTTEPLGLVELPA, from the coding sequence GTGCACACCCTCACCGGCGCCTACGCCCTGCACGCGCTGCCGGCGGACGAACGGGCCCGGTTCGAGCGGCACCTGGCGGTCTGCGGGGCCTGCGAGCAGGAGGTCCTGGAGCTGTCCGCGACCGCCGGCCGGCTCGGTTCGGCCGAGTCGGTGGAGCCGCCCCCGGAGCTGCGGGACCGGGTGCTGGCCCGGATCGCCTCCGTCCGGCAGGACCCTCCGGGTGTGCCCCGGCCCCGGCCGGAGGGCCCCCGGCCGCACGCCGCGCGGCCCGGTGGGGGCGGGGCGGAGCGGAACGGCGCCGGTGCCGGTGGCGGCCGTGCCGGTGCGGGCGGTGCCGGACGGCGCGGGTCGCGCGGGCGGTCGTACTTCGTTCTGGCGGCGTGTCTGGCCGTCCTGGCCGGCGGGCTCGGCGGAGTGGCGGTGTGGCAGCGGCAGGAGGCGCGGGACGCCCGGGCCGAGGCGCAGGCGGCGGAGCGGCGCTCCGGGGAGCTGGCCCGGGTGCTGACCGCGCCGGACGCCCGGACCGGTTCGGTCCCGCTGGGTGACGGCGCCGGCGGGACGGTGGTCGTCTCGCGCTCCGAGGACCGGGCGGCGTTCCTCGCCTCGGGGCTGCCGGAGCTGCCGGGCGGCAAGGTGTACCAGCTGTGGTTCGACGACGGCGGGACGATGCGCTCCGCCGGTCTGCTCCCCCTCGCGGCCGGTCCGGACACGGGTGCCGCGGCGGGGGCGGTGCTGATGGAGGGCCGGGTCGGCGCGGCGGGCGGGGTCGGCATCACGGTCGAACCGGCGGGCGGTTCGCCGCAGCCGACCACCGAGCCGCTGGGGCTGGTGGAACTCCCGGCGTAA
- the fdhD gene encoding formate dehydrogenase accessory sulfurtransferase FdhD has product MGRVTERRRVVRIRDGAVSARPDTLVAEEPLEIRLGGKPLAITMRTPGDDFALAAGFLVSEGVLGRAEELTGIAYCAGATADGGNTYNVVDVRLAPGVPVPSITLERNVYTTSSCGLCGKASLDAVRTTARWPIADEPPVRVTPGVLAGLPERLRAAQRVFDRTGGLHAAGLFSPEGELLDLREDVGRHNAVDKLVGRALQDGRLPLSRCVLLVSGRASFELAQKAVMAGIPVLAAVSAPSSLAVDLAEEAGLTLVGFLRGASMNVYAGAERVEV; this is encoded by the coding sequence ATGGGCCGGGTCACCGAGCGGCGGCGGGTCGTACGGATCCGGGACGGCGCGGTGAGCGCGCGACCGGACACGCTCGTCGCGGAGGAGCCCCTGGAGATCCGGCTGGGCGGCAAGCCGCTCGCGATCACCATGCGCACCCCCGGTGACGACTTCGCGCTCGCCGCCGGTTTCCTGGTGAGCGAGGGCGTTCTGGGGCGGGCGGAGGAGCTGACCGGCATCGCCTACTGCGCCGGGGCCACCGCCGACGGGGGCAACACGTACAACGTGGTGGACGTCCGGCTCGCCCCGGGGGTGCCGGTGCCCTCCATCACCCTGGAGCGCAACGTCTACACGACCTCCTCCTGCGGGCTCTGCGGCAAGGCCAGCCTCGACGCCGTGCGCACCACGGCCCGCTGGCCGATCGCCGACGAGCCGCCGGTCCGCGTCACGCCCGGGGTGCTGGCCGGGCTGCCGGAGCGGCTGCGCGCCGCCCAGCGGGTGTTCGACCGGACGGGCGGTCTGCACGCGGCCGGACTGTTCTCGCCCGAGGGCGAGTTGCTGGACCTGCGGGAGGACGTCGGCCGGCACAACGCCGTCGACAAGCTGGTGGGGCGGGCGCTGCAGGACGGGCGGCTGCCGCTGTCGCGGTGCGTGCTGCTGGTCTCCGGGCGCGCCTCGTTCGAGCTGGCGCAGAAGGCGGTGATGGCCGGAATCCCGGTCCTGGCGGCCGTCTCCGCGCCGTCCTCGCTCGCGGTGGACCTCGCCGAGGAGGCCGGGCTGACCCTCGTCGGCTTCCTCCGCGGCGCGTCGATGAACGTCTACGCGGGCGCGGAGCGCGTCGAGGTGTGA
- a CDS encoding aldo/keto reductase, translating into MSHVPTVTLNNGARMPQLGFGVWQIPDDEAAAAVTAALEAGYRSIDTAAVYGNETGTGAGIARSGVPREDVFVTTKVWNSDHGYDATLRAFDTSLEKLGLDYVDLYLIHWPLPKRDRYVETYRALEKIEEDGRARAIGVSNFLPGHLTRLLDETSVVPAVNQIELHPWFQQAGSRAFHAEHGIATEAWSPLGQGKGLLDEPVIARLAARHDRTPAQIVLRWHLQLGNVAIPKSATPARIKENFDVFGFELGEDDMAALAGLDSTRRLGADPATADFS; encoded by the coding sequence GTGAGCCACGTCCCCACAGTCACCCTCAACAACGGTGCCCGCATGCCGCAACTCGGCTTCGGCGTCTGGCAGATCCCGGACGACGAGGCCGCCGCGGCCGTGACGGCCGCGCTGGAAGCGGGCTACCGCAGCATCGACACCGCCGCCGTCTACGGCAACGAGACCGGCACCGGCGCGGGCATCGCCCGCTCCGGCGTCCCCCGCGAGGACGTCTTCGTCACCACGAAGGTCTGGAACAGCGACCACGGTTACGACGCCACGCTGCGCGCCTTCGACACCTCGCTGGAGAAGCTCGGCCTGGACTACGTGGACCTGTACCTCATCCACTGGCCGCTGCCGAAGCGCGACCGCTACGTCGAGACCTACCGCGCCCTGGAGAAGATCGAGGAGGACGGCCGCGCCCGGGCGATCGGCGTCTCCAACTTCCTGCCCGGGCATCTGACCCGGCTGCTGGACGAGACGTCCGTCGTGCCCGCCGTCAACCAGATCGAGCTGCACCCCTGGTTCCAGCAGGCCGGCTCCCGCGCCTTCCACGCCGAGCACGGCATCGCCACCGAGGCGTGGTCCCCGCTCGGCCAGGGCAAGGGCCTGCTCGACGAACCCGTCATCGCCCGGCTCGCCGCGCGGCACGACCGCACCCCCGCGCAGATCGTGCTGCGCTGGCATCTGCAGCTCGGCAATGTGGCGATCCCCAAGTCCGCGACCCCGGCCCGGATCAAGGAGAACTTCGACGTCTTCGGCTTCGAGCTGGGCGAGGACGACATGGCGGCCCTCGCCGGCCTGGACTCCACCCGGCGCCTGGGCGCCGACCCGGCCACGGCCGACTTCAGCTGA
- a CDS encoding DUF1622 domain-containing protein — MILSVELLPESWLRDAVGLLVRLVEAAGALIIFIGAVWAFARFLTALVRARGRARGFNGIRLTLGRFLALGLEFQLAGDVLRTAVAPSFTEIGQLAAIAAIRTALNFFLAREIAHERAELERGDDPPVGTEKTGHPRSAGEPGR, encoded by the coding sequence GTGATCCTTTCTGTTGAGCTCCTGCCGGAGTCATGGCTGCGCGATGCCGTCGGGCTGCTGGTCCGCCTCGTGGAGGCCGCCGGTGCCCTGATCATCTTCATCGGCGCCGTCTGGGCCTTCGCCCGTTTCCTGACGGCCCTGGTCCGGGCCCGCGGCCGGGCCCGGGGGTTCAACGGGATCCGTCTGACCCTGGGCCGGTTCCTCGCGCTGGGGCTGGAGTTCCAGCTCGCCGGTGACGTGCTGCGCACGGCGGTGGCGCCCAGCTTCACCGAGATCGGGCAGCTCGCGGCGATCGCCGCCATCCGGACCGCGCTCAACTTCTTCCTCGCCCGGGAAATCGCCCATGAGCGCGCCGAACTCGAACGCGGGGACGACCCGCCCGTGGGCACGGAGAAGACCGGTCATCCGCGTTCCGCCGGGGAACCGGGGCGGTGA
- a CDS encoding helix-turn-helix domain-containing protein → MTAHAGDTRTAARGGAGALLRGWRELRRISQLELALRAGSSARHISFVETGRSRPSRELLLRLAGQLDVPVRERNALLVAAGYAPQFPERPLDDPALEPLRAELERLLAGYDPYPAFVVDGMYTVVAANRGLAALLEGVAAPLLEPPVNALRIALHPGGLAPRIRNYAEWRGHLLGRLERQLPLVRSAPLRALYEELRGYPAPPAPPPAPGPADASASPGSPVPGCPAPGEREPVALPMRLEHGGRVLSFVSAIATFNTPMDVTVSELAIETLLPADRETGEFLRGTAP, encoded by the coding sequence ATGACGGCGCATGCGGGGGACACGAGGACGGCCGCCCGGGGCGGAGCGGGGGCGCTGCTGCGGGGCTGGCGGGAGCTGCGCCGGATCAGCCAGCTGGAGCTGGCGCTGCGCGCGGGCTCCTCGGCACGGCACATCAGCTTCGTCGAGACCGGCCGGTCCCGGCCGAGCCGGGAGCTGCTGCTGCGGCTCGCGGGGCAGCTCGACGTCCCGGTGCGGGAGCGCAACGCCCTGCTGGTGGCCGCCGGTTACGCCCCGCAGTTCCCGGAACGGCCGCTGGACGACCCGGCTCTGGAGCCCCTCCGCGCGGAGCTGGAGCGGCTCCTGGCGGGCTATGACCCGTATCCGGCGTTCGTGGTCGACGGCATGTACACGGTGGTCGCCGCCAATCGCGGACTGGCCGCGCTGCTGGAGGGCGTCGCCGCCCCGCTGCTGGAACCCCCGGTGAACGCGCTGCGGATCGCGCTCCACCCGGGGGGCCTGGCCCCGCGCATCAGGAATTACGCCGAGTGGCGCGGCCATCTGCTGGGCCGGCTGGAGCGGCAGCTGCCCCTGGTCCGCTCCGCGCCGCTGCGTGCTCTCTACGAGGAGCTGCGCGGCTACCCGGCGCCGCCCGCGCCCCCGCCCGCCCCGGGCCCGGCGGACGCGTCCGCCTCCCCCGGCTCCCCCGTCCCGGGCTGCCCCGCCCCCGGTGAGCGGGAGCCGGTCGCGCTGCCGATGCGGCTGGAGCACGGCGGCCGGGTGCTCTCCTTCGTCTCGGCCATCGCCACCTTCAACACCCCCATGGACGTGACGGTGTCGGAGCTGGCCATCGAGACGCTGCTGCCCGCCGACCGCGAGACGGGGGAGTTCCTGCGCGGGACGGCGCCCTGA
- a CDS encoding threonine/serine dehydratase, with protein sequence MQRLDPAEVKAAADRTAGHIRPVSVVPVEPGGVLAARGGTGPEREDPEPYRLWLALEQMQHTGSYKARGAWNFVAAHRDAGTLPAAGVTIASGGNAGLACAWAARRCGARATVFLPATAPEVKVERLRGYGAEVRLTGSTYAEALAACEEFAASTGALRSHAYDHPLIAAGAGTLAEEIRQRVPEADTLVVAVGGGGLFAGVATAAGRHGLRTVAVEPEHCRALNAAVEAGRIVDVTVDSVAADSLGAPRTSEMALSAALGADARSVLVPDAEIVRARRALWEDRRLVVETGAASALAALTAGEPYGYRPSPGENVVVVLCGANTDPGDLVERD encoded by the coding sequence TTGCAGCGTCTCGACCCCGCCGAGGTGAAAGCGGCCGCCGACCGGACCGCCGGGCACATCCGGCCGGTGAGCGTGGTCCCCGTCGAGCCGGGCGGCGTCCTCGCCGCCCGCGGCGGAACGGGCCCGGAGCGGGAGGATCCGGAGCCGTACCGGTTGTGGCTGGCGCTGGAGCAGATGCAGCACACCGGTTCCTACAAGGCGCGCGGCGCCTGGAACTTCGTCGCCGCCCACCGCGACGCCGGGACCCTCCCGGCCGCCGGGGTGACCATCGCCTCCGGTGGCAACGCCGGACTGGCCTGCGCCTGGGCAGCCCGGCGGTGCGGGGCGCGGGCGACGGTCTTCCTCCCGGCCACCGCTCCGGAGGTCAAGGTCGAACGGCTGCGCGGTTACGGTGCCGAGGTGCGGCTGACCGGCTCCACCTACGCGGAGGCGCTCGCCGCCTGCGAGGAGTTCGCGGCCTCCACCGGCGCGCTGCGCTCCCACGCCTACGACCATCCGCTGATCGCCGCGGGGGCGGGGACGCTGGCGGAGGAGATCCGGCAGCGGGTTCCCGAGGCGGACACCCTCGTGGTCGCCGTCGGCGGCGGCGGGCTCTTCGCCGGGGTGGCCACCGCCGCCGGCCGGCACGGCCTGCGGACCGTCGCCGTCGAACCCGAGCACTGCAGGGCGCTCAACGCCGCCGTGGAGGCGGGGCGGATCGTGGACGTCACGGTGGACTCCGTCGCCGCCGACTCCCTCGGCGCCCCCCGCACCTCCGAGATGGCGCTGTCGGCGGCGCTCGGCGCCGACGCGCGGTCGGTGCTGGTGCCCGACGCGGAGATCGTCCGGGCCCGCCGGGCGCTGTGGGAGGACCGGCGGCTGGTGGTGGAGACCGGCGCGGCGAGCGCGCTCGCGGCCCTGACGGCCGGCGAGCCGTACGGATACCGGCCGTCCCCCGGGGAGAACGTCGTCGTGGTGCTGTGCGGCGCCAACACCGACCCGGGCGACCTGGTGGAGCGGGACTGA